The region atttaagaaacgtactcaaataattcttaaatatttattcttttaagagtttgagtttttaaaaatattctcttaatCCTTGTATCTCTTTCGGTATaacgatttaaatttaaaccttCCCTTAACTTTGATTAGGTAACTTCAACGCGGTGCCACTGATTGTCGGATACACGAATAACGAGCAAGTTTTGGCGTACATGGAGACCACCAGTGGCCAGAATCCAGAGGGCGGACTCTCTTCGGAGAACTTCGAGACGATGATCACAGACGAATTTACGGCGGCGGTACAGACTCCGGATGATAACAGCACCTGCGAGTCGAAGCCCGAAATGGTGACAAACGCGGTGCTGTTCTTCTATAGACCGTACCCATCCACGACGAACACGACGGTGTTTCGCGACAGATACCTGGATCTGCAAACGGAAAAGAACTACGCGGCTGGCCTGACGTTGCTGGCCGGCAAAGTGGCGAAGGGAAGAACGACGGCTTTCGTATACCGATTCGATTATCGTCCCAAAACACAACCGGTCGCGAAGGACGTGCCGGAATGGGCGGGCGTGCCGCACATGTTCGAGCTCCCGTTCGTCTGGGGTTTGCCGCATCTGATGGGCCCCGGCACGACGCAATGGATCTTCAACGACAAGAAGATGTCCGACGTGATGATGTCGATGCTGGCGACGTTTGCCAGGACCGGGGATCCATCCTTGATGAGCGGGACAGGATCAATCAAGTGGGAGTCCTATACGCAGGACAATCCGAGAATTCTGATAATTGACAAGAACGTAGAGATGAACGAGCCAGATGCGGTGGACTACAAGGCACTGGCGTTTTGGAACGAGTATTATCCGCAAATCGTGATGGAGGCGACGAACAATTGTTGCAACGTCACCAGCACGGCGACGACATGGAGGATATTCTCTCGTAGCGTGTGTCTCAGCGGCGCGATGGCTACGTTGGCGCTGCATCACTTCTGGTTCTAGCTACGGTCACAgcgtgaaatattataaatactgaatttaaaaaaaaaacgtgttgCGCTCGctgttgtatattttttaatagaccAATAACGAAAGAAGACGAAACGGCGTCGTCggattttgcaattttataacaaGATCTCTTCCCACACTCTACTTTTTAAAAGCAAACGCAATAACAATCTTGTTATACTCTtgtagaatatatgtatattttcgcGAAATTTCGCATTTTCTCGTGTGAATAGATTCTGCGTACGTAGTcgcgataattatttcacaatGTTGTACGTATTTAATTGAGAGTTCTCGCACTCGTACGTCTGTATTTATTGCGATATGGTaatcgtattaaaaatttcctacGTTCACATTTGATATCTCAATTACATTGCGTATATcacaaagttattttattccgTTCTTCTTATCTTACATGTTACTTGATGTAGATTATACGAAACAAGGAGAAATTATCTACAGACTAATCACGTGAACGGCTGAACATGGTTCACAAATGAGACAAAGGGGGCTCggaatgaaataaaatgaaatccAGGTTGCATTACAAGAGTAGAAAACTTGGGcccttttttttaacattcactgatttttttttattatttgcctTAATACGGAGAGATATAGAAAAACATACTTTGTTTGAGAAACAAACAGTTTGATAACTTATGAATATTTTGATgatccgataataattaataattaattaatattaataataatagcaataatcATGTTCAAGTACCatctatgtataattattatattatataagagagagagaggtgcgCGGCGAGAGCGCGATGCATGGGGGCTGGTGGCTTGCGCACGCGCACGTCCacaaacgtttctttttttcttatctcttcctttctcctaaatatatactattaattaatcattttttctcCCTTCACTTATTCATGCAAAACTCCTACAGTGATAACCGATGCTGCGGGGTCTCGTATCCTACTTTGTGCGCCGTTGCTTGCGCGTGCACACGAGCCATCCCGGAACCaatgttatatacaatatttcctTCGACTTATCGCTGCGTTCCCTTTCCACGTATCTCTTCGTTCTTCGCTCCGCTGCGTTACCTTGTGCCCTTATATGCCCTTATTCTCCCGTTTCTCTACCATCGTTTTACAACCATTCGGATTTCAGTACCGTAGACTCCCGTTTTAACCCGTTGCCTAATATTCCGTCAgccccctcctcctcttttGTCATTAGTATCTTTCTTGTCTTATAACCGCTCCgatccgttttttttttccactgGTATCCTCGGATTTTCATGTAGGAGAATATGGGCTCCGCCACATATACCTTACAGAAGTAGGCACAGCGATTTCTTCTTCTGCTTCATCTTCTTCTCTGGCGATTTCTTGTTTATTTGCCGCACCAGGTCGTAGAAAATCTGAAAGCGAAAGATGACGAAGTTGTTAAAGCTGTGTGTCAACTGTATTGTCAGCTAGAATTCGATTATTAgcgttaaaatattgtataaaatattgtgcgAGCTATAACcacttattttcattaaaatatatttagctaCGAGATTGTAAAGCGCGATTTGTAAAATGCTCAAATCAGAATAAATGGAATTGTGAGTTCAACTTACATCGCGAACGTTAATTTTAGCTTTGGCAGAGGTCTCCATAAACACACAATTGAATTGCCGGGCAAGGTTGACACCCTGATCCTTTCCTACTACCCTCTCGTCCTCCAGGTCGCACTTGTTACCTACTAGCACCATCGGCACATCATCTGTGTCCTTTACCCGCAGGATCTGTTCCCTGAGGTCTTGCAGGTCGTTGAAGGTTGATTGTGCTGTTATCGAATACACTAACACGAAGCCCTGcccatttttcatataaaggTCCCTCATGGCTGTGAATTGTTCCTGCGAACGGACAAGAATAATAACGTCACTCAAAAATGTAATTCGTATCCGTTACAATCgtaaaatgaaagagaaagtTACGCGACGCGTTAAAAGATAAGCGAAGCAGCGTGTCTTCGTGCTATTTCATGTTGCTATTGAAGAATTCCGTTCGCGTTGCGAAAGAAAATaggaaatataaaagagaaacaagACAAACTCATATATTCAGGCAAAAATGGACGAAATTTCACATCTCAACAGTGCATTCGCGTATTCGAGGTGAAGAAACGGCAGACGTGTGTTACGGAGGAAGATTACTTACCGTGCCGGCTGTGTCTAGAATTTCTAACATACATTGTTGACCGTCGACCTCGACTTGCTTGCGGTAACTGTCCTCGATCGTCGGGTCATACTTCTCTACGAAGATTTCCTGCACGAACTGGACAGTGAGGGCGGACTTGCCTACACCTCCGCTGCCCAGCACCACTATTTTATATTCGCGCATCTCCTTTGCCCTACCTACTGCCTATGGGCCTGATCACAGTCGAGGGGTCACCGAATCCGCCACGTTTTGCCTCGATTTGCTCTCAGTGAGACGGACCTGAAACAACAATCGTGCAACCGTCCAGTTAAAGGCCACGGACATTACACAACGggttaattttaatgacacaCCTTCCTCAGGACGACTCACAGCCTTTATGACTCAATGCTTTTTACGCGTATATACGGTGATTTCACGCGAAATAAAGCCAAGATCGTATATACACGATTATGGTAAATTACTAGGCTCGTTACATACACACGTGCAAAAAGGTAATCATATTCTTCCACGAAGATGTAATAGTCTTTACAATTTCTAATCGCATCAagttaagaatttattaaatacaaaaaattattcatatggATAACGTCGAGAATGTAaacatttaatcttttatatttaaatataattaaatatgattgtatttaaatacatttaaatacatataattaaatgtaaaagagaTGTTGGctcaattttatgttattacatTTCGGGGTGCGTCGTTCAAGTTTTAAATTCAAACTCTGTACTACGTAGTGTCTCGCAAAATAAGTTTTCTCTTTTAAGTCGGCTTCCTAAAGCCGAAAGATTATATTGCTATCGTGCAAAATTCAGGCATCCGGAAACGGAAGCGGTATGGTTAATTGTTTCACGGGAAAGCAATACCATTTGCTCCACAAAGTCACGCGTTGCGTCGCGGCTCGTGTTTTGCTTCGGCGAAGCGCGTTGTTTCGCGCGACGAATGGCAGAGCGAGAGGGAAAACGCGGACGCCGCAAATGGGATGTCGATTGGCCGGCGGTGGCATCATGGCGACGCGTCGCGGCCAATCGACGGCCGCGGAATTCTTTGCGCCAATCCGTCATTGATTTTACCTTATGAATGGACCTGTACTGATGAAAGCCGCCGCCACTCTCGGACTTTCGGCACGTTACAGCGTTTGATAAAGTTACGCCTCTCGAAGGCGTAACGTTGCTACAatgcaatttgaaattttataacaacaGGCTCCTCTCGATGTTTTTTATGCATGGaagaaaactttataaaaaccTACGCATCGTATCCAATTTTCGTCTGCGTTTCTGTTTCGACAATTTGAAacaattcaaatttttcatcgaaattgcattcaatatttttatttctcggttggttattatttattatacatatatgcatcgAACGCTCTGAAACCGCATTTAATTccatttgtttatttatcgttatttttatttaccttgtaaaaagaattgaattttGTTGGCTGGCTATCGTTACGAGAATGAGCAGCTTTCTTtcgtgaatatttaatatgaggTGGAAATATACGGTGGCGTGCTTCTGAATAACTTCGTATGAGGTATCATTCCGACCGGGTTGATcgtgaataaataattcgcCGAAATGTCACTTGACGAATTTGCGAAATCGTTATCTATCTTCGAACGGTCGTAAGTCACCGCGACGGCGGACCGACTTCAAATGTAGTTCCCGAACACACATGGCAATCTCTTCGAGAAAGAGGCAGGCAAAAGCTTTTGCACTGGAATGGAACTTGAAAGTTTCTCAGTATTTTCTTGGAAAACACGCTTTCTTTTTCTGATCTTTACAGAACGGGATTAACCACGATTACAAATGTTTCGAGAAAAAACGAGCACGTTGTGGGCAAAAATGAGAACTCGTGGAGAGAAACACGTACGGCAGGAAATAACTTCGTTATCTTTTACGAGCGTATCTTTCCCGGAAATAGCTCTCaagctctttttttctccacgATTTTCCTTGCTCGCTGCGATGTACTCCGATCGTGTTTAATTTTTCGCCAACTTTCCTCTGTTCTCCAGGCCAAGCCTGCGGTAGCGTTGTTCTCCTGTAAGTTTGTTAACGAAGACCAAACAGTATCTATAATAACACGACGTGCCGATATCGCGAGGCAACATCGATCCGGATATTTCGCGGAATAATGGGCTCCGCGGGAGAGAGAAGCACGGGTCGCTCGTTTATAACTTCGTTATAACGTATTTACAATCCGCAATTTCGTTATAATACGCCGCATACGGTACAATTTAGTGCGCCGTGAATTAATGGGCGTCGCACAAGTGCGGGCACGTACGTAGCAGGCAACAAGTTGACGTTCCAGGAGTAACCAGGCGGATCGAACTTTTAGCGCTGCTCCAATTTATCTCCGCGaccgaaaaaaatatcgaatacAAAGCtacaaacacatatatatacatatatatgtatacacacacacacacacacggttACAGACTAGAGGAAAGCTCGCCAGAGCTCTTCTGACCTAGTTATTAAGCTTTGGCATGTGACAACGGCGGGTAAATCTCCATCCGCATCTTCCATCCGAGATTTAAGACTTCGTCGATATAGAAATCGAGGGGGCCGGCCTTCCCAAAACACGTACACGTGCGGGTTTTCTCCGGGAAAAGGGAAACCTCCGGCCCGATTTGCGCCCTGTATTCATTTCTCTCGAGGGATAAAGGTAACCCGAGGTAACCGCAGCGATGGTTTACTTTGTTAAGAACACCCGAACTCTCCGTACGACGTGATATCAGAGGATTGGGACGTCATGGAAACCGAGACGGAATTCTGGCGAATTTATACACGATGTACAAAAACGAAAACGATCCCTTCGTTCGTGTTTTGTGGAAGTTCACAACGACTTGCGAATTCTTGATCTTGAATTTCTGACCTTGAGATGTCATCTCTCATCTGTTCTTTTTAACCCTTTTTAACCCTTCACGTTCATTTCTCTCGACTGTCTCTGAGCATCCACTTGTTGACAAACTCGTTTTCCGTGCGATACGCACGAGGTTCTTTGTACGTTTATCTCGCGCTGGAAGCTGGCTCGAATGAACTTTGATCAACCTCCGTCTTTGACTTTAATTAAGCGTATTTTACTGCCAGGAGATGTCAGACTGTGACAATTAAAGTCGCTAAACGCGGGAATTAGAAAGCAAGGCTCCTCGCGGAGTTTCTTGTTCTCGTAACGTACGTATTTCAGCCGTACAGAAAACGTAACTCGCAGAGATAAATGTTGCAGTTACGTCACTTCGCGCTGTGTAATTTTTACTGTGTACTCGTATGTGAGTAATTCGTCATTtaccattttattatttccgaCTCATTGAGGGTCAAGTTTCGAAGTTTTCCTCGTTCTCTGCACTGTTAAACAATGTTGAAGCATGAAATTTAAAcccaataccttgagttaataataacattttgttatttttaaccaaCATGTaggtgtgtcgaaatttattattttaacacaaaagagtattattttataactccattaatttagttaaattaataatattagca is a window of Temnothorax longispinosus isolate EJ_2023e chromosome 1, Tlon_JGU_v1, whole genome shotgun sequence DNA encoding:
- the Rap1 gene encoding ras-related protein Rap1, producing the protein MREYKIVVLGSGGVGKSALTVQFVQEIFVEKYDPTIEDSYRKQVEVDGQQCMLEILDTAGTEQFTAMRDLYMKNGQGFVLVYSITAQSTFNDLQDLREQILRVKDTDDVPMVLVGNKCDLEDERVVGKDQGVNLARQFNCVFMETSAKAKINVRDIFYDLVRQINKKSPEKKMKQKKKSLCLLL